Proteins co-encoded in one Corynebacterium lujinxingii genomic window:
- the pheA gene encoding prephenate dehydratase encodes MHSTRIAYLGPAGTFTEEAARRFRLDGEYVPVDSPAAALEAVAQGEADWAVCAIENSVDGAVTSTADALAGTPGTQIYGETELAIAFAMMTRPGESLADAHRLATHPVAERQVKQWIADNAPGVAFLPASSNAAAAKMVADGAADLAAAPERAADLFGLQVHARGVADSETARTRFVLVGKQGETPAATGNDRTALVFQTPNQPGALVGVLQEFAKRDVDMSRIESRPTKKEPNTYIFFVDLVGHITDEPVAEAVRAVGEKVSSLRILGSWPRA; translated from the coding sequence ATGCACAGCACACGCATTGCGTACCTCGGCCCCGCCGGCACCTTCACCGAGGAAGCCGCCCGGCGCTTCCGACTGGACGGCGAGTACGTGCCCGTCGACTCGCCGGCGGCGGCGCTGGAGGCCGTGGCGCAGGGCGAAGCGGATTGGGCGGTGTGCGCTATCGAAAACTCCGTCGATGGGGCGGTGACCTCGACAGCCGACGCGCTCGCGGGCACGCCGGGCACGCAGATCTACGGCGAGACGGAACTCGCGATCGCGTTCGCGATGATGACCCGGCCGGGCGAATCGCTTGCCGACGCCCACCGCCTCGCCACCCACCCAGTAGCCGAACGACAGGTCAAGCAGTGGATCGCCGACAACGCGCCGGGTGTGGCGTTCCTGCCGGCGTCGTCGAACGCGGCTGCGGCGAAGATGGTCGCAGACGGTGCCGCCGACCTGGCCGCCGCACCCGAGCGCGCTGCCGACCTGTTCGGTTTGCAGGTGCACGCCCGCGGGGTGGCGGATTCGGAGACGGCGCGGACACGGTTCGTGCTCGTCGGCAAGCAAGGCGAGACGCCCGCGGCGACCGGAAACGACCGCACAGCGCTCGTGTTCCAGACCCCGAATCAGCCGGGTGCGCTGGTCGGCGTGCTGCAGGAATTCGCGAAGCGCGACGTAGACATGTCGCGCATCGAGTCGCGGCCGACGAAGAAAGAACCCAACACCTACATCTTCTTCGTCGACCTCGTCGGGCACATTACCGACGAGCCCGTTGCCGAGGCGGTGCGTGCGGTGGGGGAGAAGGTGTCGTCGCTACGCATCTTGGGCTCCTGGCCGCGCGCCTAA
- a CDS encoding N-acetylmuramoyl-L-alanine amidase has translation MQQRRSLQGGTARPTRAAFLPVVVSVLLVVALVATQGFSGNRILNVQSQGAGAPDVYTTSESFDSGANITVDDAAIRTQGGEEGEVRRVVKEFTNDRTFSIVGLTWTGERDVAAFVRSQKADGTWSEWFEMDPIDPPKGSDKFGTEPIFVGKTKRVQVSTGGVDLLDGGRTDSGAPTTAKDLQAVFLDGGEGQTQGGINPVADSYTWGMPKVITRAQWGAGRSSSPYYAEPTTAATVHHTAGSNDYSEAQAPGIVRGIWNYHAQTMGWGDIGYHALVDKYGNIYEGHAGGMDRGPQGAHVGSFNQNTWGVSMLGNYQEAQPTTEALRAMGEIIGWKAAVAGFDPMGSSYHYAEGNFRDSKYSAGQGALFNNINAHRDFHYNTCPGDNLYSKLPAIRATAAAKYRTLRAGNRTGLGDSAVTTTAQSPAGNNAPATQDNTLSGLSSGDPVAIATAAGSIIGAVLLLLAARDMLPGVSEREGVEVFQGLTLAQAGELARKIGPAIGPALDAFGAHEAAAVWTSLEPTLGKLVAGVGGPTGPAIALYSNGVGVRDDKGEIYALVGKIAEAWLQQGLDAGPLGMPVSRQYNPSADVVRVDFQGGYITYNPSTNAVDISAS, from the coding sequence GTGCAACAGCGCCGTAGTCTTCAAGGCGGTACGGCCCGACCCACCCGGGCCGCGTTCCTGCCTGTTGTCGTGTCCGTCCTGCTCGTGGTGGCCCTCGTCGCTACGCAAGGCTTCAGCGGCAACCGCATCCTCAACGTCCAGTCGCAAGGCGCGGGCGCACCGGACGTCTACACCACCTCCGAGTCCTTCGACTCCGGCGCCAACATCACTGTCGACGACGCCGCCATCCGCACCCAAGGCGGCGAAGAAGGCGAAGTACGCCGCGTGGTCAAGGAATTCACCAACGACCGCACCTTCTCCATCGTCGGCCTGACCTGGACCGGCGAACGCGACGTCGCAGCCTTCGTCCGCTCCCAGAAGGCGGACGGTACCTGGTCCGAGTGGTTCGAAATGGACCCAATCGACCCGCCAAAGGGCAGCGACAAGTTCGGCACCGAGCCGATCTTCGTGGGCAAGACCAAGCGCGTGCAGGTCTCCACCGGCGGCGTCGACCTACTCGACGGTGGCCGCACCGACTCCGGCGCACCGACCACCGCCAAGGACCTCCAGGCCGTCTTCCTCGACGGCGGCGAAGGCCAAACCCAAGGCGGCATCAACCCGGTCGCTGACTCCTACACCTGGGGCATGCCGAAGGTGATCACCCGCGCACAGTGGGGCGCCGGCCGCAGCAGCAGCCCGTACTACGCGGAGCCGACCACCGCGGCGACGGTGCACCACACCGCTGGCTCCAACGACTACTCCGAGGCACAGGCGCCGGGCATCGTGCGCGGCATCTGGAACTACCACGCGCAAACGATGGGCTGGGGCGATATTGGCTACCACGCGCTCGTGGATAAGTACGGCAACATCTACGAAGGCCACGCCGGAGGCATGGACCGCGGCCCGCAAGGCGCGCACGTCGGCTCGTTCAACCAGAACACCTGGGGCGTGTCCATGCTGGGGAACTACCAGGAGGCCCAGCCCACCACCGAGGCACTGCGCGCGATGGGCGAGATCATCGGCTGGAAGGCAGCAGTTGCCGGTTTCGACCCGATGGGCTCGAGCTATCACTACGCCGAAGGCAACTTCCGTGACTCCAAGTACTCCGCGGGCCAAGGCGCGCTATTCAATAACATCAACGCCCACCGCGACTTCCACTACAACACCTGCCCGGGCGACAACCTGTACTCCAAGCTCCCGGCCATCCGCGCCACCGCAGCCGCGAAGTACCGCACCCTGCGCGCCGGCAACCGCACCGGACTTGGCGACAGCGCCGTGACCACCACCGCGCAGTCCCCGGCAGGCAATAACGCGCCGGCTACCCAGGACAACACGCTGTCCGGTTTGAGCTCCGGCGACCCGGTCGCCATCGCCACCGCCGCCGGCTCCATCATCGGTGCCGTCCTGCTGCTACTCGCTGCGCGTGACATGCTGCCGGGCGTGAGCGAGCGCGAAGGCGTGGAGGTCTTCCAGGGCCTCACCCTCGCCCAGGCCGGCGAACTGGCCCGCAAGATCGGTCCCGCCATCGGCCCGGCCCTCGACGCCTTCGGCGCCCACGAGGCCGCCGCCGTATGGACCTCGCTCGAGCCGACGCTGGGCAAACTCGTCGCCGGTGTCGGCGGACCGACCGGACCTGCGATCGCCTTGTACTCCAACGGCGTCGGTGTGCGGGACGACAAGGGCGAGATCTACGCGCTCGTCGGCAAGATTGCCGAGGCCTGGCTGCAGCAAGGTCTCGACGCCGGCCCGCTGGGCATGCCGGTGAGCCGCCAGTACAACCCGAGCGCCGACGTGGTCCGCGTCGACTTCCAAGGCGGCTACATCACCTACAACCCGTCCACCAACGCCGTGGATATCTCGGCCAGCTAG
- the glf gene encoding UDP-galactopyranose mutase: MAYDLIVVGSGFFGLTVAEQAASELGKRVLVVEKRSHIGGNAYSEQEPETGIEVHRYGAHLFHTSNDRVWEYVNRFTDFTDYQHRVFAMHDGTAYQFPMGLGLINQFFGRYYSPDEARELIEQQREGKDPAEATNLEERGIALIGKPLYEAFVKHYTAKQWQTDPTDLPPEIISRLPVRYTFNNRYFNDKYEGLPVDGYAAWLEKMAAHELIDVRTDTDWFAVADSIRAESPDAPVVYTGPLDQYFDYAEGRLGWRTLDFEQEVLDTGDFQGTPVMNYNDADVPYTRIHEFRHFHPERTSYPSDRTVIVKEYSRFAEGDDEVYYPINTPEDRAKLEAYRRRAAEESEQHNVLFGGRLGTYQYLDMHMAIAAALTLFDNQLRPFFESGAALSQPRGH; the protein is encoded by the coding sequence ATGGCATACGACCTCATTGTTGTTGGATCTGGATTTTTCGGCCTCACGGTGGCCGAGCAAGCGGCGAGCGAGCTGGGCAAGCGCGTGCTCGTGGTGGAAAAGCGCAGCCACATCGGCGGCAACGCGTACTCGGAGCAGGAGCCGGAAACCGGCATTGAGGTGCACAGATACGGCGCGCACCTGTTCCACACCTCGAACGATCGGGTGTGGGAGTACGTCAACCGCTTCACCGACTTCACCGACTACCAGCACCGCGTCTTCGCGATGCATGACGGCACTGCCTACCAGTTCCCGATGGGGCTCGGCCTGATCAACCAGTTCTTCGGCCGCTACTACTCGCCGGACGAGGCGCGCGAACTTATCGAGCAGCAGCGCGAAGGCAAGGACCCGGCCGAGGCGACCAACCTGGAGGAGCGCGGCATCGCGCTGATCGGCAAGCCGCTCTACGAGGCGTTTGTCAAGCACTACACCGCCAAGCAGTGGCAGACTGACCCCACCGACCTGCCGCCGGAGATCATCTCGCGCCTGCCGGTGCGCTACACCTTTAACAACCGCTACTTCAACGACAAGTACGAGGGCCTGCCCGTCGACGGCTACGCCGCTTGGCTTGAGAAGATGGCCGCGCACGAACTTATCGACGTCCGCACCGACACCGACTGGTTCGCCGTCGCGGACTCTATCCGTGCCGAATCCCCGGACGCCCCCGTCGTGTACACCGGTCCGCTGGACCAGTACTTCGACTACGCCGAGGGCCGCCTGGGCTGGCGCACCCTCGACTTTGAGCAAGAGGTGCTGGACACCGGCGACTTCCAGGGCACCCCTGTGATGAACTACAACGACGCCGACGTCCCCTACACCCGCATCCACGAGTTCCGCCACTTCCACCCGGAGCGCACCTCGTACCCCTCTGATCGAACGGTCATTGTCAAGGAGTACTCCCGCTTCGCCGAGGGCGACGACGAGGTCTACTACCCAATCAACACCCCGGAAGATCGCGCGAAGCTCGAGGCTTATCGACGACGCGCGGCGGAAGAATCCGAACAGCACAACGTCCTCTTCGGCGGACGCCTGGGCACCTACCAGTACCTGGACATGCACATGGCGATCGCCGCGGCCCTGACCCTGTTCGACAACCAGCTGCGCCCGTTCTTCGAATCCGGCGCCGCCCTGTCGCAGCCCCGCGGCCACTAG
- the serS gene encoding serine--tRNA ligase, with product MIDLKRVRENPEAVRESQRARGEDPALVDELLAADEARRSAIQAADELRGEQKAFGKKIGQAAPEDRPALLEGSNELKARVKEAEAAEAAAAERVNELQYSIANIIEGAPAGGEEDFVVLEHVGEVPEFDFEVKDHLDLGEALGIIDMKRGTKVGGARFYYLVGDGAWMQLGMLMLAAQKAREAGFKVMIPPVLVRPEIMQGTGFLDAHDEEIYYLERDDMYLVGTSEVALAGYHRDEIIDLNDGPLLYAGWSSCFRREAGSYGKDTKGILRVHQFDKLEMFVYCKPEDAEEMHQKLLGLERDMLAAVEVPYRIIDVAAGDLGSSAARKYDTEAWVPSQDTYRELTSTSNCTTFQARRLQTRYRDKDGKTQTAATLNGTLATTRWLVAILENNQRADGSVRVPEALRPWVGKDVLTP from the coding sequence GTGATTGATCTGAAGCGTGTGCGCGAAAACCCCGAGGCAGTCCGCGAGTCCCAGCGAGCTCGCGGTGAGGACCCTGCGCTTGTCGACGAACTCTTGGCCGCCGACGAAGCCCGCCGCTCCGCCATCCAGGCGGCCGACGAGCTGCGCGGCGAGCAGAAAGCCTTCGGCAAAAAGATCGGCCAGGCCGCGCCGGAGGACCGCCCGGCGCTGTTGGAGGGCTCCAACGAGTTGAAGGCGCGCGTGAAGGAGGCCGAGGCTGCCGAGGCTGCGGCCGCGGAGCGCGTCAACGAGCTGCAGTACTCCATCGCCAACATCATCGAAGGTGCCCCGGCTGGCGGCGAGGAAGACTTCGTCGTCCTCGAGCACGTCGGCGAGGTGCCCGAGTTCGACTTCGAGGTCAAAGACCATCTCGATCTGGGCGAGGCCCTGGGCATTATCGACATGAAGCGCGGCACCAAGGTCGGCGGCGCGCGCTTTTACTACCTCGTCGGCGACGGCGCCTGGATGCAGCTGGGCATGCTCATGCTCGCCGCGCAAAAGGCGCGCGAAGCAGGCTTTAAGGTCATGATCCCGCCGGTGCTGGTGCGCCCAGAGATCATGCAGGGCACCGGCTTCCTCGACGCCCACGACGAGGAGATCTACTACCTCGAGCGCGACGACATGTACCTCGTCGGCACGTCCGAGGTGGCGCTCGCTGGCTACCACCGCGATGAGATCATCGACTTGAACGACGGCCCGCTGCTCTACGCCGGCTGGTCCTCCTGCTTCCGCCGCGAGGCCGGCTCCTACGGCAAGGACACGAAGGGTATTTTGCGTGTCCACCAGTTCGACAAGCTGGAGATGTTTGTCTACTGCAAGCCGGAAGACGCCGAAGAGATGCACCAGAAGCTCCTCGGCCTCGAGCGCGACATGCTCGCCGCCGTCGAGGTGCCCTACCGCATCATCGACGTCGCCGCCGGCGACCTCGGCTCGTCGGCTGCCCGCAAGTACGACACCGAGGCGTGGGTGCCGTCGCAGGACACCTACCGCGAACTGACCTCCACCTCGAACTGCACCACGTTCCAGGCCCGCCGCCTGCAGACCCGCTACCGCGACAAGGACGGCAAGACCCAGACCGCCGCCACCTTGAACGGCACCCTGGCCACCACGCGCTGGCTGGTCGCCATCTTGGAGAACAATCAGCGGGCCGACGGCTCCGTGCGGGTGCCGGAGGCGCTGCGCCCGTGGGTGGGTAAGGATGTGCTGACTCCGTAA
- a CDS encoding metallopeptidase family protein encodes MLPVSDEAFEEMINDALDTIPDSFAQHMHNMVILARDYNPDNPTLLGLFEGVPLPEQHSNHTGFLPDAVFIYKNALEAISVDEDHLRHEVKVTVLHEVGHYFGLEEHELHALGWG; translated from the coding sequence ATGCTGCCGGTCAGCGACGAGGCGTTCGAGGAGATGATCAACGACGCCCTCGACACCATCCCGGACAGTTTCGCCCAGCACATGCACAACATGGTGATCCTGGCGCGCGACTACAACCCTGATAACCCGACGTTGCTCGGCCTGTTCGAGGGCGTGCCGCTACCGGAGCAGCATTCGAACCACACCGGGTTTTTGCCAGACGCGGTATTCATTTACAAAAACGCGCTCGAGGCGATCAGCGTGGACGAGGACCACCTGCGCCACGAGGTGAAAGTCACCGTGCTGCACGAGGTGGGCCACTATTTCGGGCTGGAGGAACACGAGCTCCACGCCCTCGGCTGGGGTTAG
- a CDS encoding GntR family transcriptional regulator, with protein MVSRIQDGPVPKHEQLRSILEELISTELVPGDPLPGERALEEKYGVSRITVRRAIGDLVAAGRLRRVRGKGTFVAPAPLVSRLHLASFSDEMRAQRVKAGSRILLAERTTPPDEVTAFFGTPPTTEHIRLRRLRLGDGEPYAVDDAWYNSLLVPDLLENDVYHSVYTLLENEYELGITEAEQTVTAVTAGPDNAPLLDVTPDTALLHIVRYARSGGNNVEFCSSVYRTDRYRLTTRVAREVE; from the coding sequence ATGGTGTCCCGGATCCAAGATGGCCCCGTGCCAAAGCACGAGCAGTTGCGGTCGATCCTCGAAGAGCTCATCTCCACCGAGCTCGTCCCAGGCGACCCCCTGCCCGGCGAGCGCGCGCTGGAGGAAAAATACGGGGTCTCGCGCATCACGGTGCGCCGCGCGATCGGGGACCTCGTCGCCGCCGGGCGCCTGCGCAGGGTGCGCGGCAAGGGCACCTTCGTCGCACCCGCCCCGCTGGTCAGCCGCCTGCACCTGGCGAGTTTTTCCGACGAGATGCGCGCCCAACGCGTGAAGGCGGGCTCGCGGATCCTGCTCGCGGAGCGCACCACCCCGCCGGACGAGGTCACCGCGTTTTTCGGTACCCCGCCGACAACCGAGCACATTCGTCTGCGCCGCCTGCGGCTTGGCGACGGCGAACCGTACGCCGTGGACGACGCCTGGTACAACTCCCTGCTCGTGCCGGACCTGCTGGAAAACGACGTCTACCACTCCGTGTACACCCTGCTGGAAAACGAATACGAGCTAGGCATCACCGAGGCGGAGCAGACCGTCACCGCCGTCACCGCAGGCCCAGATAATGCCCCGCTACTCGACGTCACGCCGGACACCGCCCTGCTGCACATCGTGCGCTACGCCCGCAGCGGCGGGAACAACGTGGAGTTTTGCTCCTCCGTCTACCGCACGGACCGCTACCGGCTGACTACACGGGTCGCGCGCGAAGTGGAATAA
- a CDS encoding HAD family hydrolase, whose translation MALPQDAPRLIISDIDGTFITSANRVTPRLRDTITRAVSAGAHFGLATGRPHRWLIPVLEQLPLAPVCVCANGAVVYDPATDTVLHAFELMPAEMAEVLTEVERALAGVLHGYGVERVGSSALDPEDECFLITPEYNPDAWDSRFGVVDKQTLISEPAAKLLVRCPEMTSAEMYALIAPRIDDTVAHVTYSMDEGLIELSRPGVNKAAGVQYLAERYGVSANEAIAFGDMPNDLELLRWAGTGVAMGNAKPVLHDAADHITATNDEFGVAAVLETWY comes from the coding sequence ATGGCCCTGCCACAGGATGCGCCCCGCCTCATCATCTCGGACATCGACGGCACCTTCATCACCTCCGCCAACCGCGTGACCCCGCGGCTTCGCGACACCATCACACGCGCCGTGTCCGCCGGCGCCCACTTCGGTCTGGCCACCGGCCGGCCCCACCGCTGGCTCATCCCGGTGCTTGAACAGCTCCCGCTCGCGCCCGTGTGCGTCTGCGCCAACGGCGCCGTGGTCTACGACCCGGCCACCGACACCGTGTTGCACGCCTTCGAACTCATGCCCGCCGAAATGGCCGAGGTGCTCACCGAAGTCGAACGTGCCCTCGCCGGCGTGCTTCACGGTTACGGCGTGGAACGAGTCGGCTCCTCCGCCCTCGACCCGGAGGACGAATGCTTCCTCATCACCCCGGAGTACAACCCGGATGCGTGGGATAGCCGGTTCGGTGTCGTCGACAAGCAAACGCTCATCAGCGAACCCGCCGCGAAACTGCTGGTCCGCTGCCCCGAAATGACGTCCGCCGAGATGTACGCGCTCATCGCACCGCGTATCGACGACACCGTCGCCCACGTCACCTACTCCATGGACGAAGGCTTGATCGAGCTCTCGCGGCCCGGCGTGAACAAGGCCGCCGGCGTGCAGTACCTCGCCGAACGCTACGGGGTGTCGGCTAACGAGGCGATCGCGTTCGGCGACATGCCCAACGACTTGGAACTGCTGCGCTGGGCCGGCACCGGCGTGGCCATGGGTAATGCCAAGCCAGTGCTTCACGACGCCGCCGACCACATCACGGCAACCAACGACGAATTCGGCGTCGCGGCGGTGCTGGAGACCTGGTACTAG
- a CDS encoding septum formation family protein, with translation MASKQTALRAFLIATLAGTVGAGAYGLTADTASDDTHAEGTSTTAPATMEAATSFTTADAGSCLTWQVGQDGSISNFEQADCAGEHRFEVSLREDLATYPTSEFGPEAPMPNQTRQAQLREELCGAATLRYLDGKYDPAGRYSIAPILPPADAWENGDRTMLCGLQETDRAGEPVLTSGKVADSDQARVFEAGQCVAIDASNTLTAVKCADPHQLEITSQVNLAEHFADRSPSVADQDKYLQDVCTQAAQDYLGGEEQLYRIALRPFWTTQSPASWEGGSRSVNCALMFSRPEGNFANLTGSATEGREHLRIDDAPPPERPDRRPLRSEQKAGQSTAPVAPNPEVDDPAQAPAADPAADPALAPADPVQY, from the coding sequence ATGGCTTCGAAACAGACCGCGCTGCGCGCCTTCCTCATCGCCACCCTTGCGGGCACGGTGGGCGCGGGCGCCTACGGGCTGACCGCCGACACCGCGAGCGACGACACGCACGCTGAGGGCACATCGACGACGGCCCCGGCCACGATGGAGGCCGCCACCTCGTTCACCACCGCCGACGCCGGATCGTGCTTGACATGGCAGGTTGGCCAGGACGGGTCGATCTCCAATTTCGAGCAGGCCGACTGCGCGGGCGAGCACCGCTTCGAGGTGTCCCTGCGTGAGGACCTGGCCACCTACCCCACCTCCGAGTTCGGCCCGGAGGCGCCGATGCCGAACCAGACGCGCCAGGCGCAGTTGCGCGAGGAGCTCTGTGGGGCGGCCACGTTGCGCTACCTCGACGGCAAGTACGACCCGGCCGGCCGCTATTCCATCGCGCCGATTCTCCCGCCGGCTGACGCGTGGGAAAACGGTGACCGCACGATGCTGTGCGGCCTGCAAGAAACGGACCGCGCCGGCGAGCCGGTGCTCACCTCCGGCAAGGTGGCGGACTCCGATCAGGCGCGCGTGTTCGAGGCCGGCCAGTGCGTGGCCATCGACGCCTCCAACACCCTGACTGCGGTGAAGTGCGCGGACCCGCACCAGTTGGAGATCACCAGCCAGGTCAACCTCGCGGAGCACTTCGCGGACCGTTCGCCGTCCGTGGCTGACCAGGACAAATACCTCCAGGACGTGTGCACGCAGGCCGCGCAGGATTACTTGGGCGGCGAGGAGCAGCTCTACCGCATCGCGCTGCGCCCGTTCTGGACCACGCAGTCCCCGGCGTCGTGGGAGGGCGGCTCCCGCAGCGTGAACTGCGCGTTGATGTTCTCGCGCCCGGAGGGCAATTTCGCCAACCTCACCGGCTCCGCGACCGAAGGTCGGGAGCACTTGCGTATCGACGACGCCCCGCCGCCCGAGCGCCCCGACCGCCGCCCCCTGCGCTCCGAGCAGAAGGCGGGCCAGTCCACAGCCCCGGTCGCCCCGAACCCGGAGGTGGACGACCCGGCCCAGGCCCCGGCAGCCGATCCGGCGGCTGATCCCGCGCTGGCCCCGGCAGATCCGGTGCAGTACTGA
- a CDS encoding lysophospholipid acyltransferase family protein has protein sequence MELRAYRGFNVPRLFVESPVNRDEAVERFYQGVVGTLRRVMRAAKIDMTVVGAENIPAEGGALIAGNHTGYADFILLGTGPFLRGERLVRFMAKDSLFDVRGLGWLLRKMKHVPVDRAKGGASIAPAVEMLQEGNLIGIFPEATISRSFELAEFKTGAARIAKQAGVPLVPCVIWGSQRIWTKDLPKRFWRVPVIVRYGAPIDLTGDAEADTAELKRQMQVLLDDSRTEYADLAGPGTGEPWMPASLGGTAPTIEQAEEIYAEERAARDAKKRRK, from the coding sequence ATGGAATTGCGCGCCTACCGCGGGTTCAACGTTCCGCGCCTGTTCGTTGAAAGCCCCGTCAACCGTGACGAGGCGGTCGAGCGGTTCTACCAGGGGGTCGTCGGCACGCTGCGTCGCGTGATGCGGGCGGCGAAAATCGACATGACTGTCGTCGGCGCCGAGAACATCCCCGCGGAAGGCGGCGCGCTTATCGCCGGCAACCACACCGGCTACGCCGATTTCATCCTGCTGGGCACCGGCCCGTTCCTGCGCGGCGAGCGGCTCGTGCGGTTCATGGCGAAGGACTCGCTTTTCGACGTCCGCGGCCTCGGCTGGCTGCTGCGCAAGATGAAGCACGTGCCCGTCGACCGCGCCAAAGGCGGCGCCTCCATCGCGCCCGCCGTGGAGATGCTGCAGGAAGGCAACCTCATCGGCATCTTCCCCGAGGCGACCATCTCGCGCTCGTTCGAGTTGGCGGAGTTCAAAACGGGCGCGGCGCGCATCGCTAAGCAGGCCGGGGTGCCGCTCGTGCCGTGCGTGATCTGGGGCTCGCAGCGCATCTGGACGAAAGATCTGCCGAAACGCTTCTGGCGCGTGCCCGTGATCGTCCGCTACGGCGCCCCCATCGACCTCACCGGCGACGCGGAAGCGGACACCGCCGAACTCAAACGCCAGATGCAGGTGCTTCTCGACGACTCCCGCACCGAATACGCCGACCTCGCCGGCCCCGGTACTGGCGAGCCGTGGATGCCCGCGTCGCTGGGCGGCACCGCGCCGACCATCGAGCAGGCCGAGGAGATCTACGCCGAGGAGCGCGCCGCCCGCGACGCGAAGAAGAGGCGGAAGTAA
- the glpK gene encoding glycerol kinase GlpK, translating into MALIAAIDQGTTSTRVCITRTDGKVIAQAQYEHAQHMPQKGWVEHDPMEIWRNTRRALGEALADEDISEQDIDALGVTNQRETAVIWDKKTGKPIYNAIVWQDTRTNHDGDPAKYLRKTGLLHNSYPAAPKWAWILDNVPNARERAENGELLGGTMDTWLIWNLTGGAKDRDKALHLTDVTNASRTLLMDLETLQWDEQLCDDLRIPPQILPEIRPSVGNFGKIRPRGPLAGVPITGVLGDQQAALFGQGGLHENDAKMTYGTGLFMLLNTGETPKVSDNGLLTTVAYQVQGQPPVYAQEGSVAVGGSLIQWLRDQLGILTTAAESETLAAQVDDSGGVVIVPAFSGLFAPRWRPDARGVIVGLTRFVDKRHIARAALEATCLQAREVVCAMGGEPTALKVDGGMTTNDLLMQMQADILGIDVERPANTETTVMGAASAAGMGISLIDEPLSLGTCTTWKSDMAGPERDRLVTAWEDAVSRSLDLV; encoded by the coding sequence ATGGCTTTGATTGCGGCGATTGACCAGGGCACGACGTCGACACGCGTGTGCATCACACGCACCGACGGCAAGGTGATCGCCCAGGCTCAGTACGAGCACGCCCAGCACATGCCGCAAAAGGGCTGGGTGGAGCACGACCCGATGGAGATTTGGCGCAACACGCGCCGGGCGCTCGGCGAGGCGCTGGCCGACGAGGACATCTCGGAGCAGGACATCGACGCGCTCGGGGTGACCAACCAGCGCGAGACCGCCGTGATCTGGGATAAGAAGACGGGCAAGCCGATCTACAACGCGATCGTGTGGCAGGACACGCGCACGAACCACGACGGGGATCCGGCGAAGTACCTGCGCAAAACCGGCCTTCTCCACAACTCGTATCCGGCGGCGCCGAAGTGGGCGTGGATCCTGGATAACGTGCCCAATGCACGCGAGCGCGCGGAGAACGGCGAACTCCTGGGCGGCACGATGGACACCTGGCTTATCTGGAACCTCACCGGCGGCGCGAAGGACCGCGACAAGGCGCTGCATCTCACGGACGTGACCAACGCGTCGCGCACGTTGCTCATGGATTTGGAAACCCTGCAGTGGGACGAGCAGCTTTGCGACGACCTGCGCATCCCGCCCCAAATCCTCCCGGAGATCCGCCCGTCGGTGGGCAATTTTGGCAAGATCCGGCCCCGCGGCCCGTTGGCGGGTGTACCGATCACGGGTGTGCTTGGCGACCAGCAGGCGGCGCTGTTCGGCCAGGGCGGACTCCACGAGAACGACGCGAAGATGACGTACGGCACCGGCCTGTTCATGCTGCTGAACACGGGTGAGACGCCGAAGGTGAGCGACAACGGCCTGCTCACCACCGTCGCCTACCAGGTGCAGGGGCAGCCGCCGGTGTACGCGCAGGAGGGGTCGGTCGCCGTGGGTGGTTCGCTGATCCAGTGGCTGCGCGACCAGCTGGGGATCCTCACCACCGCCGCGGAGTCGGAAACGCTCGCGGCCCAGGTCGACGACAGCGGGGGAGTGGTGATCGTCCCGGCGTTTTCGGGGCTGTTCGCGCCGCGGTGGCGTCCGGATGCGCGGGGTGTGATTGTGGGGTTGACGCGCTTCGTCGATAAGCGGCACATCGCGAGAGCCGCCCTGGAGGCGACGTGTCTGCAGGCGCGCGAGGTGGTGTGCGCGATGGGCGGGGAGCCGACGGCGCTGAAGGTCGACGGGGGCATGACCACGAACGATCTGCTCATGCAGATGCAGGCGGACATCCTCGGCATCGACGTCGAGCGCCCGGCGAATACGGAAACCACGGTGATGGGGGCGGCGTCGGCGGCGGGTATGGGCATTTCGCTTATCGACGAACCCCTGTCCCTCGGCACCTGCACCACCTGGAAAAGCGATATGGCCGGCCCCGAAAGGGACCGGCTGGTTACCGCGTGGGAGGACGCGGTGTCGCGCAGTTTGGATCTTGTTTAG